Sequence from the Amaranthus tricolor cultivar Red isolate AtriRed21 chromosome 16, ASM2621246v1, whole genome shotgun sequence genome:
TTTCTGATGTAGATGGTAAATTTGCTAAGCCCTCCAAGAATCCGAGAAGGGTTTATTCAGATTTGGGATTTAGGAACAATTTGTTGGATTTGATGGCCGAGCCTGATGTAGACTCTGAGAATGAAGGAGAGGATATGATTGAGCATAAACAACAGAGTTCAAGTTCTATTTATAGGTTCGGAAGTGAAAGATATAATGATAGGGGAAGAACTTCTCTTGCGCGTGTTAATGATGGTGTGAATCTTACTCAGTTGCGGAGGAGTATGTTGGACAGTAGAAGACTTCAAACTGATAAATGAGATGAGTGTGTTTGATGCCTGATGTAGATTTTGAGTATGGAGGAGATGACTTGACAGAGTTCTAGTTCAAGTTTTAGGTTCGTAAGTGaaagatatacatatattttttgattCGAGGGAAAGGCTAGAGAATACTTTACAGGCAAAAGCAAAGGGGCAGATGTGATAGTTATAATGACTAGGAAAGAACTTCACTTGCAAGTTTCAATGATAGTGTAAATCTTACTAAGTTGCAGAGGAGTATATTGGACATTAAAAGAGCTCAAAATGGTTAATGAGACGGTTGTATTTGCTTTCATTGCCAGCTTAATATTCAGCAATTGGACTACTTCTAACTCGGATGTCATTCTGCGGCTATCAATGGTTTCTTGCAAAGAAATCGAGAGTGTAATGTAAGCTACTATTCTTGTATTGGTTATTGGATGTTGTTTGTGTGGATCACAGAtcacttgctttttttttttttgttatgtttCCAATCatctattcattgttcattatttgcTCTGTTCGTTTAATTGTTGATAGATTTAGCTCAATCTATAATTGTGAGGTGCAAAGTAAAAAATGTCTCATATGAATGCTAATTGTTGAGCTATTGTATAGTCTATTACACGATTTGTTTCGAAGTATCGAACATTGGCTAACCATTGTAAGCAGTGTTTTGTTGAATGAATTCAGTTGTATATCTCTCTATCCATACAAAAATGAACCTCTGATTGATGTGCTCCTCTGTATATTCGACTTTGATTGTTACTTTTGAACGTATAAGCTCTTACATTGATATGCAACAACACAAAAGAATATGTGCGAGTGCAACTATAAATTTCGATAATTGCTACCAAATGTATTTATTTACAATTTAGAATAATATAGTCCAATTATGATGAAACAAGCCTAGCCTGaccttttttattattattattagttcgTGATAATTTGTCACATGATCATCCTATGGGCTTAGGGCTACAAACCCATGGGTAATGAAtgttgacttgcatacacaCTTTCCCTAAATCATATGGTATTAGGAGTATTACCTACGAAATATTATATACAAGACTACACCCCATTATTTTAGTAATGTGTGACCTTCCTTACATGTGATGTATTTCCAACAATTATATCATAGTCTATAATAATCCTAATTTAATACAACTAATGATGTAGTTGATTAGAAAAATAGTCTTATAAGATGGAGTGTAGTTTTGTTATATCTGTTGTAAACAAGGATTATATGAAGTGATTACATTCCCTTTCCTCAAATCAAGGCTTTACAGCTCATGCATCTCTTAATTATCACGTGCTTCACTCTCTggatttgtattagttattcAAGTTTTTTTGTGTAAGATGcactaaatttttttcttattcatacaagattattattcttatattttcttaatatttgtgcaaaATTATGTTGTAGTCAGTTGCAAAGTCTCAAGAGAGAGAGAGGTTATTATGTCAATACAGAGTGTTTGACAGCTCGTTTAAGTGGAGTTTGAAgagttattaattattaattgttatCATGGTGTAATAACGTTGGATTATGATCGATTATGAATGGAAGAAAGTAGGGAGTACTTCATTAGGAGCATAAATAACCATCAAATTAAAAGCTCTTATTTTTAATGTGGAAATACTTTGATTGTTTGATATTTCTTTATAAATAGTTTTAATTTGGTCTCAAGGAGGAATGAAGATGGGAAACCGTATTTTTATCAAAGGAGGTTGCAGTTAGGGAGTCCTTGAGGTCTAGGTACACTTGCAAAAGTGTTGCATCAAATAGGTGTACATATACACGGAACACATGAGTGAAGGATATACGTGTTGAACATAAACacaaagataataataaatgtcaaaatcttaatcccgaaaaaatgaaaacaacttTAAGAACCAATATATCAATTTCAGTGGATAGTAATCGTCCACATGAATTATCCCTCTCTATTTGttcaataattaataaacaataaGATAATgcagaaaaaaaggaaaataaataaataaaagtcaaaactAATATAACAGAAAGAGATAGGGCAGTGATGATCACTTTCAAGCTGTAATCAAGCTTGTGGTGAGAAAGAAAGGATCCTAGTCTTATGGTATCCTACATGGCATCATAGTATTAATACACAAAACCTCTCTTGTCCAAGTAATTATCTGACTCAGCAAGTCTATCAACACCAACTAATCTGTTCACCAGCTGGACGGATGTTCGAGAACAAATTCATAGGTGATGATCATCACACCACTGATCATGAAGGCGATGACGATGAAGCTGTTTCGTGGTTCCTGTCAAGCGACCCATGCCTGGATTTCTTAGAGTATCATTCAGGTGCAGGAAAGGATGATCAGTGTGGAAGTGACAGTAGTGTTGTGCCATTTGATCAGTGTGGAGAAGGAAAGGATGATCAACAAATACAAAACCAGAATGTGTTGTTTGGAATGGAATGTGAAAGAAAATCATCAATAAGTCTGAATCCAAGTCTGTACTCTTGTACATATGCAAAGCTAGATGTTGGTGTTGTACCAGAATCCTTGAAGAGTGATGAAAGGTCCCCAAAAGAATCTGCCGTAAACGACAGAGTAGGGAGGGTGATGAGATAcagagaaaagaaaaagaagagaaagttCGAGAAGACAATCCGTTATGCGTCAAGAAAAGCTTATGCAGAGAGTAGACCTCGGATCAAAGGCCGGTTTGCAAAGAGAAGAGATGTTGAAGCAGAGATGGAACAGATGTTCACCAATTCATTGATGGCATTGTTCCATTATCCTTCTGAATCTATTACCTAAGCTGTACTACCAATCCATCCTATTTTTactcttattcattattcaggCTATATATCTTAGCTTGTTATTCTCGTCTTggttttgtataaattatattgtgtATAAACCAATCTCTCAAGAGGAATACTAactcatgatcattgatcaagttTGGCGATGGTATGTTGCCATATAAGTTTGTTTTGTAGTGTGTATATTAAAGTGTCACAACGTGAATTGCTTCATCAGTTAATTGGCCTTTTAACTTAGAACAATGGCTTACAATGGCTTTTACCAATTACCAATGGCcgataaataagaaaatgaacaaaaaagtgcacataatttaataagCTTTTTTAAAATAGagtatcaaaaatcaaaaaacaataaatgTTTGCTTAACTCTATTAAGTTATTCTTAAATTTGCCACATTACTTAGATAAGTTATTTGACATCTGcttttaatacaaattattaagtTGATGGCTGAATGAAAGAAATGATATCAATATGAAATTAAGTGACATATGCAATGACATGATCATATCAGccatttttagttgagttagtttTTTGACATGGCATCAGAGTCTAGGTTACGGGCTCAAATCTCATTCACTTCCGTCAAATGAAATTATGTGCATCATGTATGAGAAATGCTTGTGTTGCATCCATGTTTTTAATTCAGGATCACTCATATATAAAAAGGGATGTGATAGATTATATAATCTACTTGAAATCTAAATCATCGTCTTAGACTTTAAGAGTATCTTAGTAATTAAAGTGCACAAAATCTCATTTAAAAAGGGCAAAATTGATGGATCATTAATTTTATAACTATGCACAAATAGTTTGTTCGTCAAGCATATAATCAACAAATCTTATTATGAGGAATACAAACTTCTAAAAGAAACATACTCATAAAATGGGCTCCTCCAACAAACAACTACCACTTCCAACTTCTCTCCATTATACTTGTATTGCCAATAAAAATATAGATCCCTTTGGTCTTTACCCTTTCAAACTCATCCAAATCCTACACATTTTTCCACTCAACAAATTGGAATCCATAACAGTTTAATTTGTGCGTCAACTTGTCTACTTTTGGCCAACAATTTTCCCTTGGGGCACCTTGGATTTTAgcattataatattatttataaataatgtaACAATTTGATCTATTATATACATAAATTAAGTAATCAAATCTAGCATTATTGAAAGGTAGATATGTTAATGACATTCCACAAACGCATACAATATTGCAAAGTCTAGATGAAAGTGAAATAAAGTCTTGTTTGTATGAGGAAGTTGTTGTTACACCACTCACAAATTAATCAACAATTATGTACTTTGTATTGTACCTCTTAGATTAATACATAATAATCATTACATATGTTTAATATCACTATGCAGTACTTTGTAAAATagcttattaatttattttgtttcaaaTAAATGGTTAGGTGCTCAAATCATCTAATGTTAATGTAATCAGGTGATTAAAACAATTTACTCTTAAAAATAAACTATTTTGAACAAGTTTTTTCTaactaaatatttaaaatcagATATTTAAACCAGTAAATATATCATTAACTTTTGGTTGAGGAGCACGAGACTTGTGTTTTCCCTTTTAATGTACCAtaacttttgatttttcatAACATATTgccttaaataaaaaaaataaaataaaaaaaaaaaccaataaataGAATTAGCTAGTCAAATCTACCTATCTATTCAActtaaaagaattagaaaaaattggACGGGTTGCAAATTATGTTCTAGTTCAATTAACATAATTCAATCAAATctaattataaattctaaccctTGAAAACATCTCTATCAAAGAAATTTATTAAGTCTTTAACATTTAAACAACCATTATAAAGTATTTAAGAAAGTTGTTAAAGATAATTGTGAATTGAAAATGAAAGaattaaaaatgtaattaattaaaCCATAAACTAATAAACTATTAGTGATTTGGAAAGTAGTTTGTCCtccaaaaattaaatcaaatcatTGAATTTCTTAGATATGGAAAGTAAAGAATAGCAATTATATACTTCAAACCAAAAGACACGTCAAGTGGGTCCAATTAATTTATACGGATAGCGATTAAGGCAAATTCAACTAGCTTTAGACTTTTAAGGCACCTCTAAATTCACACTTTACCATTCTTCCTTCCACTAATTAACTTCTGTGGGTTGATACATCATTcacataatataattaaattccTTTCTTAATTTCCCAATTACCATACTATGAGAAGTATCCTAAATGCATGGATTAGTGTGATTACATGTTAATATGTATTTTCAGAGGtaaagtcaaaattaaaatttttatattgataATATAGAAATGATTTAAGATATAGAGCTTTAAAATTATATGAGAACTTCTTATATATTGCTAGTAAAGTTAACGGTTTTAAAATGTGCctctttaaaatattttttacttttgaaAGTGCAACTACTATGCATAGATAACTTAATAATGTCAAAAGTCTTCAAAAATGATTCTTGTACTAAAATGTTTAATATGCTAATAAATTGGTTGACACAAAAAGGTTCCATAACAGACCAAGGGATAGACTATATTAGCTAGATCGACTAACAAACTAAGCTCATACATCTATATCAAGACATAAAACATGCCAATATTTTACTCATATTGTTACTGtaatttattgaaatatttattttttacacaaattaaaaatcgATAATAAAAGTTGGAGTATTTTAGgattaataaacatttattatttattgattttgaaaACCTAAAGCTAGAAATTTCTGTGGGATATTGTTAGTTGCTTACACAAAATGATTTAAAAGAATGAGTAGTGCCCAAGAAAGAATAAATGCTCATCCTATAGAAGGCCAAATTAATTAGTATCCACACAACCTGTATATGATATTAATCATATTATGTTACCCAATCCTATACTCCTAATATCACCCTCTATAAAAGCAAAACATTAACCAATCACATTATTGATTTTTCATTTCTTGTATTCAACCTAAAACCCACcatttttagagagagaaagtgatgatgatgaaggaagtAATCAGTAAGACCACAAAAACAAACAACACAATGTCAATGGTGGATGGAAGTGTTCAACAAGGATGGAAAACACCAATACCATATCTCTTTGGTGGACTTGCACTTATGCTGTGTCTTATTGCTATTGCTTTGCTTATTCTTGCTTGTTCTTTTAGAAAATCTCAtcccaacaacaacaacaatggaaacccaaaacccaaaactCAATTTACCAACAAACAAAGTCAAAGCGACGTCAAAATTGTCGTAATTATGGCCGGAGATGAAAACCCTACTTACTTAGCTAAGCCTCTTCCTTGTCCTATGGTTATTCCTTacaatagtaacaataattTTGTTGAGAGAgtctaatttctttttttttttttttttttgaggattttttaaaattatattattactattattttgggGAGGGGATGATTGATGAAGTTTTTTGTgttgttatattattaattaatcacttAGGTTCTCGGGAGTATGTTGTAAATTGATGAGTAATAATGTAGAAtgaaaaaaggtaatgtattttaattagttattttttttgatttattattaattagttatataTTCACATATTCTTTGATTTTACTAGAGTAATGTACACGATCTTCAAATCTATTTTTATGTTCAATGAATTTAGAtgtaattttcttaattaattctaaaaattttcttaatcaatgatcaatttgaATACCCCTAGACCCTAGTTATGTGTTGTTGAAGCTAGCTAGTTATACTAAAATGATCTATTAATAGAATGTGCTGCCCAagaaaaattatactccctccaatttagCATTAActtcttatttttatataggTCAGTTCACCATTAATGTTCCATTTCCTATTTTAGTAAtgatttttttctcatttatccttactaaagtaaataaataatccTTACTTTTGGTTTACTTTATCTAATTACATCTATTCCTTACATTTATAGTGGTCTCCGATACATTTCTTAATAACCGTGCAAAACCAATATGAAATTTTAGTGGTGAATAAGAGTGAGTAGTTTCTATTAAAGATAGAGTATAAGAGAACATTAATTGGACTAATTATGTCTGGTATATAATCACTAATCAACACTAATTATGAGTAATTTTTTTCATGAAGCAGATGCAAGTTAATATGTTACAATTTTCAACTACACTAATTGTGTTCCATAATTACTCAAttgtttttaggtttttagACATTCAAACACATtgtcaaaataatttatttttcatactataaaaaatcattttgattAATGAAAGAGAGAGAGCAGGGCTTACATGTTGTGTGTACAAAActcaaaaacacaaaatttattaaaaagaattaaaaatcaaaaataaagaaaaaaaataaaaataaaaccggATATCCAGTATTTAATCCGGAATAAACTAAATATCTAAACCAAATTTCGATTTTCATTATGCAGAAAACTGAATATCCAAATTAGATATTACTCAGTTAAACAAGTAAATATAAATAAGATAATCagaaaattacttttaattgGTTTTTGATGCTTGTGTACAATGACCTATAGTAATTGtaacatatattaaattaatatgttGTCGTTTGGAgaaatattactattaattataattataatttaatgcAACAAAATACATATGAAAAATTTATGAATATAGAAGTAAATGTAGGAAAGTGATATCGCTATTTCCTATAAATAAATTGAAGTATTTGTTTTGGCGAGAAAAATAGTTTTTGAGTTGATAGCTGGCTTTATCTATTTGTGGCTAGGATTTATTTTAGAAAAGTATAAATCCTCAATTAGTGGTAATAACCCAGTGGATATTTGAATATTACACACAAACAATTCTTGTCATTATCTTTCCTCTCTCTTCTTCTttcattactattgttttcTTTGTTACAGTCCTCCTTCAAGAACATATAGTTTCTCGATTTCTTTTCTTGCACAAACCCTAAAATCTATCTTTACGGAAATTAATAGTTCCTTATCAGTGGTATCAGAGCCGCGTTGTGCTTTTCTCTGATCTGTAGCATTCTGGCTCCAGCTATTACCAGGAGCGTTGTTAGAATGGAGACCCAATTGGCTGATTTGGAGAGAAAGCTTGAAGAATAAACTCGAAGTTCTGCCCAGAAGTTTGATGAGATCTTGAAGATGATGCAGCAGATGAAGGAAGACATGCCAATTTCAAGATCTGAGGATCGGGTCAGCCAGCCAAAATTGGGGTATAATCATAAACTTGAATTCCCTAAGTTTGATGGTAGTAACCCTAGGATCTGGTTTAAAAAGTGTTgcaaatattttgatttatgcaAAATCCCTAATGAACAGAAAGTGGACCTAGCTTCACTTAATATGACAAGTAAAGCAGAAAATTGGGTCACTAGTTATTTGGCTAACAGAATTAGGGTGGATTGGAATGATTTTGTCATAGACTTGAATGCATGGTTTAGGGATGAAAAAGGAATATATGTAGTTGAAGAATTTAACAAGTTGCAACTAACTGATGTAATTGAGTCTTATGTGGATGAATTTGAAAGTTTAAGAGCAGTCATGATGCAAAATGGTTACTGCTTACCTGAGAAATATCTGCTTGAGAGCTTCATTGGTGGTCTTAAACCTGGGTTAAGACCTTTTGTTAGGGCATTTAAACCTCAAACTATTTCTGATGCTATAGATTATGCAAGGCTGCAGGAGGAATCTATTTCAGCTAACTCACAAAAGAACCAGAAACCAAACACATACTACCCTAAATCCTTCCAAAACTCCACACAACTCCAAAAACAACCACCCCTCTTACCTACACCACTACCCAAAACCTTAACCCTCACCTATCCTTCTTCCAAACCTTCAAAACCCCTAAAATATATCCCAACAGATGTGAGCGCTGAGAAAATTGCTAAGGCATTGTGCTACTACTGTGATGCTCCCTATGATAGAAATCATAAGTGCCCTTTAAAAGAACCTCAGTTGTTCACTGTTGAAGTGCCTGGACTGGATGAAGTAGATGCTGTCGTTGTAGAATTGGTGGAACAGGAGGTTGTACGAGAGCTTGACCCATGTATTTCTCTGAGTGCTTTATCTGAGGTCAAAGTTTTCATACCATGAGAATCAAAGTCATGGTGGGGAACTTACCTGTGCATACACTAATTGACTCAGGAAGCACACATAATTATTCTTTCAAACTGCTTTGTGCAAGTTAGGTATTGGTGACCCAACGATCTAACTTGAGGGGGAATATAGAAAAGTGTATATTTAGAGAATATTtgtaattattctttattacccttttttatttgtttcctAGATTAGCTCTAGTACTCTTGTATAAATAGGAGCTTAGTCTCTCATTATCATTTAATACAAACAGTATTTATAAACCCTAAATTCCTCAGTAAAAAGCAATCAAAAAATACTTCTGTGTTCCACTATCAaacaattaactttattatacATATAAGTTTCACCATTTGTTGGTTTTTTCTTAACAAATCAACCAAAATCAACTATTTACAAACATTTATGCTGTGAGCCATACAAATTAAACATAGTGAAATATTTGCCAAGATCGATACGACgctaagaactttgatgaacgataacaataacaatgaattgAACAAACATTTGATAATGTAAAATtgcaaagagacacaaagatttaaagaggttcacccaataatggctacgtcctccgtcgtgtgtagtttcttgtttatattatatcaatggagtataaaatactcttacaaatgaagtattacaattgagtaagagataaaatcaaaaggctatgtgtttggcttaggggttgtgtttgatgtgtttttgagtgagtatgagagctctatttatGATAATAAGTACATTCAATGACAAATATATGCTtaatgttgaataatgaatgatatgaaacagCTCCAAGAACATGAAAGGTCAAAACCAAAATCCTAGGCATATCAGAGGAACCGGCTCGACCAAAACAGGGAGCTCGCTTGGTCGAATGAACTACAGACAACTTCTGGATGCATTTTGTCTAACCGCTCGACCAACCcaaagagctcgctcggtcgagcaaccATCAGACTTCTTCTATCAATTTCTACTCGAGCAAAGCATCTTTCAAgaccctttgcacttcttcattaatcatcattACCACCAATAACTTCCATAAATACTTCACCtcaataaatcacacttaaacactACAATCATTAAGTTAACAATTTAATCACCCACATAATTATACTCATTGGATTCCaaacccaagagtcacacatAAATACACACATCaatttgtgcactcaagtcatactattcatgataccattcataacacatAGCCACAAACTATGAAAGTTAAATATGCTTGTTAACAAGCTTGAATATACACACTACCAATTAGTTTCTTGTGGGTACAAAATTGTACGTACTCCAAGCAAATTGCATAAGATCAATTTGAAATTAGGCCAAGGAAAACTCCAATAATAATGATCGCTTATTTTACTTAAAGCACCATCACTTTCACATTTTGTGGTAAGCTTAATGATTAAATTAGTTATAAAATTCTTAATGGAAGGATTAGGTGCAATTAGTAATAGATGTAGCAACTCTGAGGATAATTAATGGTCCTATAATCTGAACTATATATTCTGGAGAAAATTTAATTGTCATAGTAGGTAAATTACTAATagacaaataaaacaaatttgttaTTGGTGAGTTAAATTCCgatatttattaatatctatttgtAATAGATTGTTAGATAGTAGACAACAATATACTAAGTTGTTGATAACTATGACTATTAACTATATTAACTAGCAAGAGAGCAATATATAGTTTAAATAATGTCCTTTTattcatcattaaaatttttttaagggTAAAGGAATACATAGACCAATAGACACATTATAGTTGTAGTGGTTTAACACCACAAAAATGTCACTTTAAAACATAATTCTTTAAGTTTAATCCAAACCCAagattagtatatatatatatcattttttattggttttttactTGATCAATGCCCTTCTAGAAGACGCTGAAATCATATGCTTAATACAACAAGGTGGACCTCGGGTCTCAAAGTCATGAGCACAAAGAGCAGTTGCAAATGATTGTAGTCTTAGCTTAGCTAATTATAAAAGAGTTTCGACtaaatacatatttatatatatatatttttatatcaatAGTTtccttatttaaaaataaaatcactgtTATTGAAGAATTTTCAAATATtcggttacaattgaaaataatttttcaaataattaaCAACACGAATTCAATGTATGATCAGATGGTGTATTATCGTAATTTATGTAAACTACtttcttaataaaaatattcaaatggaataaaaaaaagttttaaactgTATTGGTACAAGATGTAAGACTAATAGGGGTGAAATATCAATAAGCATCCAAAACATAAACAAATAGGATAATGctattatcttatttatttatgtttagtATTATCCtagttgttttgttttggaCGATAATTGATATTTTACCATTAATGTGCAGGCTAAgttacttttaatttaaatttatgagAATGACAGAATTGAAGATGTGCAAATAaagaattcatttcaatgcgagaaataaatgaaaaaaggaaTGGcacaaaaagagaaataataaaaaaaaaaaaagtttaatactaattttttattgaggtCGGCTCATCGTAAGATGACTTAATTGGATCAGtcaaaactatttaaaaaaaaaattgtttcctATACAAATGCAAATTcaaaattcattattttttaatgtctTTTTTTACTAATGAGCTGTTTGTATGGAACCGTCTCACAATaagacaatctcatacaagacttgctttttatttaatttaggaATTTAAAGAGCttttttggaattgaaaacaacaaataaaagtcAATAATAACTTCGCAATACtatgaaattgaaaaagatGGAACGACAAAAGaggaaattttaatttaattatttaaaaaaattttaaaagagaaATTGAATTTCTGAAAAACGGAGGCCTTAAGCCATTTCGCATGGTACGCCTGGTATAGAGTACAAACTACAAAGCACCATTAGCCTTTGATTAAAgcaaaagtatattatgttttctcaacacaataacaagCAACAAAATTAGTATCTTTTGTCCTCCTTACTCCTTCAGGTCATCAAAAGGACAAGAATTTGTTTGATGCAACAAAAGTAGTTTTATGATCTATTGTAGTTTTGTGCTGTTATTATTCCACTCTTCTTTTCCGGttgataaattatttaaatctaaagtatttttaaataaaagggCTTAATTTCTATTTAGACATGAAATGATGATGTAAATTTATTGATGAATGATTCACACTTAACAATA
This genomic interval carries:
- the LOC130802146 gene encoding zinc finger protein CONSTANS-LIKE 2-like, with protein sequence MFENKFIGDDHHTTDHEGDDDEAVSWFLSSDPCLDFLEYHSGAGKDDQCGSDSSVVPFDQCGEGKDDQQIQNQNVLFGMECERKSSISLNPSLYSCTYAKLDVGVVPESLKSDERSPKESAVNDRVGRVMRYREKKKKRKFEKTIRYASRKAYAESRPRIKGRFAKRRDVEAEMEQMFTNSLMALFHYPSESIT
- the LOC130802147 gene encoding protein GLUTAMINE DUMPER 5-like, with the protein product MMMKEVISKTTKTNNTMSMVDGSVQQGWKTPIPYLFGGLALMLCLIAIALLILACSFRKSHPNNNNNGNPKPKTQFTNKQSQSDVKIVVIMAGDENPTYLAKPLPCPMVIPYNSNNNFVERV